The Thermanaerovibrio acidaminovorans DSM 6589 genome contains a region encoding:
- a CDS encoding aspartate kinase, translating to MDRGLPLTVLKFGGSSVADPARMREVARRVRSEMDRGFRVAVVVSAMGKTTDRLISLARDVNVRLDGRELDQLLATGEQQSAALLALALKAEGVMAQSFTAPQAGFKAVGFPMEGRIYRVDAQEVEETLANGVVPVVTGFQAVTDRGDLITLGRGGSDLSAVALAAALGAHSCQILKDVAGIMSADPRVVRGARKLKVLSYEECMEMSALGAKMLQARSVEMAMRYQVPLYVGSSFTDEEEGTWVMSNPVSEGLVIRAVVHDTNVAKITVIGAPDMPGVAARLFRSLERRGIGAEMIVQNTMRGGLTDMTFLVKKSSLDDAIDVTQEFCSQVDAQGVSFDSEVARVSVVGACMANHPELPVRMFETLAEEGINIDMISSNALSLTCVLSADRCEDAVRALHEAFVEEASF from the coding sequence ATGGATCGGGGCCTTCCATTGACGGTGCTCAAGTTCGGAGGCAGCTCCGTGGCGGATCCCGCCAGGATGAGGGAGGTGGCCCGGCGGGTCAGGTCCGAGATGGACCGGGGCTTCCGGGTGGCGGTGGTGGTGTCCGCCATGGGGAAGACCACCGACCGGCTCATATCCCTGGCCCGGGACGTGAACGTCCGGTTAGACGGGAGGGAGCTGGATCAACTTTTGGCCACCGGGGAGCAGCAGAGCGCGGCCCTCTTGGCTCTGGCCCTCAAGGCGGAGGGGGTGATGGCCCAGTCCTTCACCGCCCCCCAGGCGGGGTTCAAGGCGGTGGGCTTTCCCATGGAGGGGAGGATCTACCGGGTGGACGCCCAGGAGGTGGAGGAGACCCTGGCAAACGGGGTGGTGCCGGTGGTGACCGGCTTCCAGGCGGTGACCGACCGGGGGGACCTGATAACCCTTGGGCGGGGGGGCTCGGACCTGTCCGCCGTGGCCCTGGCGGCGGCCCTGGGAGCCCACAGCTGCCAGATTCTCAAGGACGTGGCGGGGATAATGTCCGCGGACCCCAGGGTGGTAAGGGGGGCCAGGAAGCTGAAGGTCCTGAGCTACGAGGAGTGCATGGAGATGTCCGCCCTGGGGGCCAAGATGCTCCAGGCCAGGAGCGTGGAGATGGCCATGCGATATCAGGTGCCCCTTTACGTGGGGTCCAGCTTCACCGATGAAGAGGAGGGGACGTGGGTCATGTCGAACCCGGTTAGCGAGGGACTGGTGATAAGGGCGGTGGTGCACGACACCAACGTGGCCAAGATAACCGTGATAGGGGCACCGGACATGCCCGGCGTGGCGGCCCGGCTGTTCAGGAGCCTGGAGCGGCGGGGGATAGGGGCGGAGATGATCGTCCAGAACACCATGAGGGGGGGGCTGACGGACATGACGTTCCTGGTTAAGAAGTCCTCCCTGGACGACGCCATCGATGTGACCCAGGAGTTCTGCTCTCAGGTGGACGCCCAGGGGGTCAGCTTCGACTCCGAGGTGGCCCGGGTCTCGGTGGTGGGGGCCTGCATGGCCAACCACCCGGAGCTGCCGGTCAGGATGTTCGAGACCCTGGCGGAGGAGGGCATCAACATAGACATGATCTCCTCCAACGCCCTCTCGCTCACCTGCGTGCTGTCCGCGGACCGCTGCGAGGATGCGGTCCGGGCCCTGCACGAGGCCTTCGTGGAGGAGGCGTCCTTCTGA
- the thrB gene encoding homoserine kinase, which yields MRRPLISIKAPATSANLGPGFDALGMALSLYNVFDLMEELPPGQFKVEVIGEGALEDPVPPEENLLIRSYLGALEALGVPQGERPGLWVRCHNAIPMSRGLGSSASAVVAGVLMGAELARAKPSEELLLEIMVSLEGHPDNVVPCLTGGVVVSCVSGGAVRHLKLPQPPEDLLAVVAVPDVKVSTQEARSALPSRVDFHDAVFNVGRAAMLASAWAMGRYDLLRLGMDDRLHQPYRAKLFPGGDQIMERVSDVQGCLGVAISGSGPSVIALVKGSPSLVAQAMCGTFRENGVRSKFFVLRCPPRGAEVRRIGGR from the coding sequence GTGAGGAGGCCCCTAATTTCCATCAAGGCCCCGGCCACCAGCGCGAACCTTGGGCCCGGGTTCGACGCGTTGGGCATGGCGCTGTCCCTGTACAACGTGTTCGACCTGATGGAGGAGTTGCCCCCCGGGCAGTTCAAGGTGGAGGTGATAGGGGAGGGGGCCCTGGAGGATCCGGTCCCGCCGGAGGAGAACCTGCTGATCAGGAGCTACCTTGGGGCCCTGGAGGCCCTGGGGGTGCCCCAGGGGGAGCGTCCAGGCCTGTGGGTTAGGTGCCACAACGCCATCCCCATGAGCCGGGGGCTCGGCAGCTCCGCCTCCGCGGTGGTGGCGGGGGTCCTCATGGGGGCGGAGCTGGCCCGGGCCAAGCCCTCGGAGGAGCTCCTGCTGGAGATCATGGTCTCCCTGGAGGGACATCCGGACAACGTGGTGCCCTGCTTAACCGGCGGCGTGGTGGTCAGCTGCGTCAGCGGTGGGGCGGTTAGGCACCTTAAGCTCCCCCAGCCCCCGGAGGACCTGCTGGCGGTGGTGGCGGTGCCGGACGTGAAGGTTAGTACCCAAGAGGCCCGGAGCGCCCTGCCCAGCCGGGTGGACTTCCACGACGCGGTCTTCAACGTGGGCCGGGCCGCCATGCTGGCCTCCGCCTGGGCCATGGGCAGGTACGACCTGCTCCGGCTCGGCATGGACGACCGGCTACATCAGCCCTACCGGGCCAAGCTATTCCCCGGTGGGGATCAGATAATGGAGCGGGTCTCGGACGTGCAGGGGTGCCTTGGGGTGGCCATAAGCGGCTCGGGCCCCAGCGTAATAGCCCTGGTGAAGGGCTCCCCCAGCCTGGTTGCCCAGGCCATGTGCGGCACCTTCCGGGAGAACGGGGTCAGGTCCAAGTTCTTCGTTCTCAGGTGCCCACCCAGGGGCGCCGAGGTCAGGCGGATAGGTGGGAGGTGA
- the thrC gene encoding threonine synthase: MGILGRYGDFFPLTPRTPRLDLGEGSTPLVPLRALGEELGVDLWGKFEGANPTGSFKDRGMVLAVSKAMEEGARGVICASTGNTSASAAAYAACGGLSCTVLLPSGNVAKGKVAQALIYGATVAAVRGNFDRALELARAMAERRGYRIVNSVNPFRLRGQMSGAFEICDQLGDAPDWLAIPVGNAGNVTAYWAGFVAYMRRRRSSRVPVMMGFQAQGACPMVTGQFTDHPETVATAIRIGRPVNARRARWAVMMSGGAFEAVEDREILRAQMDLARCGLFAEPASCTPLAGLRKLAREGRLPRGIRVVMVLTGNGLKDVETPLRSAGSVVELEDSLETLEGVIP; the protein is encoded by the coding sequence TTGGGCATCCTTGGTCGTTACGGCGATTTCTTTCCCCTAACTCCCAGGACCCCCAGGCTGGACCTTGGGGAGGGCAGCACTCCCCTGGTCCCCCTGAGGGCCCTTGGGGAGGAGCTTGGGGTGGATCTCTGGGGCAAGTTCGAGGGGGCCAACCCCACCGGGTCATTCAAGGACCGGGGGATGGTCCTGGCGGTCTCCAAGGCCATGGAGGAGGGGGCCAGGGGGGTCATATGCGCCTCCACGGGGAACACCTCCGCCTCCGCCGCCGCCTACGCCGCCTGCGGGGGGCTGTCGTGCACGGTGTTGCTCCCCAGCGGCAACGTGGCCAAGGGCAAGGTGGCCCAGGCGCTCATATACGGGGCCACCGTGGCGGCGGTGAGGGGCAACTTCGACAGAGCCCTGGAGCTGGCCAGGGCCATGGCGGAGAGGCGGGGATACAGGATCGTGAACTCCGTGAACCCCTTTAGGCTCCGGGGGCAGATGTCCGGCGCCTTCGAGATCTGCGACCAGCTGGGGGACGCCCCGGACTGGCTGGCCATCCCGGTGGGCAACGCGGGCAACGTGACCGCCTACTGGGCCGGTTTCGTGGCCTACATGAGGCGCCGCCGGTCAAGCCGGGTGCCGGTCATGATGGGCTTCCAGGCCCAGGGGGCCTGCCCCATGGTGACCGGTCAGTTCACGGACCACCCGGAGACGGTGGCCACCGCCATAAGGATAGGAAGGCCGGTGAACGCCCGGAGGGCCCGCTGGGCGGTGATGATGAGCGGCGGGGCCTTCGAGGCGGTGGAGGACCGGGAGATCCTGAGGGCCCAGATGGACCTGGCCCGGTGTGGCCTCTTCGCGGAGCCCGCCTCCTGCACACCCCTAGCGGGGCTCCGCAAGCTGGCCCGGGAGGGGCGGCTACCCCGGGGGATCCGGGTGGTCATGGTGCTCACCGGCAACGGCCTGAAGGACGTGGAGACCCCATTGCGGTCCGCTGGATCGGTGGTGGAGTTGGAGGACTCCCTGGAGACCCTGGAGGGGGTGATCCCGTGA
- the greA gene encoding transcription elongation factor GreA: MAVQRSGEEQVIMTREGYEKLKQELASLRGDGRSEIASKLEEARAFGDLSENAEYHAAKEEQEKLESRIMWLEYQLSKAKVVESSDIDTSTVSLGATVQLRDLDTGNTYTYVLVGSEEADPKANRISAQSPVGKAIIGRAEGEEVIVRVPKGTRHLRIERISVS, encoded by the coding sequence ATGGCTGTGCAGCGTTCCGGCGAAGAGCAGGTGATAATGACCCGGGAGGGTTACGAGAAGCTGAAGCAGGAGTTGGCCTCCCTCAGGGGGGATGGAAGGTCCGAGATAGCCTCCAAGCTGGAGGAAGCTCGGGCCTTCGGTGACTTGAGCGAGAACGCGGAGTACCACGCCGCCAAGGAGGAGCAGGAGAAGCTGGAGAGCCGGATCATGTGGCTGGAGTACCAGCTCAGCAAGGCCAAGGTGGTGGAGTCCTCGGACATCGACACCAGCACGGTCAGCCTGGGGGCCACGGTGCAGCTGAGGGACCTGGACACGGGCAACACCTACACCTACGTGCTGGTGGGCTCCGAGGAGGCGGACCCCAAGGCCAACCGGATATCCGCCCAGAGCCCGGTGGGCAAGGCCATAATCGGCCGGGCGGAGGGAGAGGAGGTCATAGTCCGGGTCCCCAAGGGGACCAGGCATCTCAGGATCGAGAGGATATCCGTATCCTAA
- a CDS encoding sodium:proton antiporter, protein MKVILMGRDQLVALAIFGGTYGLIISEKVDRLAAAMAGICAMLIMGLVEQSEAFSFIDFNTIGLLLGMMILVGIVKKTGLVELAAVRAITLSAGSPVRLLVLLSSLTALLSAMLDNVTTVLVMGPIMLAVCDALDLNPMPFALSMIFASNIGGTATLVGDPPNILIGSAARLSFNDFLLNMAPVSLVCLILSLGIVVVIYRRDLMDRPRGGASFNHARQRLDRRLTPRVLAIMGGVLAAFLLHGVLHLEAATIALTGAALAMLTCPVNVEELITHEVDWTTLVFFSALFMLVGTVDHLGVIEMAAKGVVSHVGGSPHILSMTILWASGLLSSVLDNVPYAAAMIPMVKNVSHLTGFPPEPLWWSLALGACLGGNGTLVGASANAERSGCQITFRGFMKTGSVVTIATLAVSAAYVLIRYS, encoded by the coding sequence ATGAAGGTGATACTGATGGGACGCGATCAGCTGGTGGCCCTGGCGATCTTCGGAGGTACCTACGGGTTGATCATCTCCGAGAAGGTGGATCGCCTGGCGGCCGCCATGGCGGGGATCTGCGCCATGTTGATCATGGGATTGGTGGAGCAGTCGGAGGCCTTCTCGTTCATCGACTTCAACACCATAGGGCTCCTTCTGGGGATGATGATCCTGGTGGGCATAGTGAAGAAGACCGGGCTGGTGGAGCTGGCGGCGGTCCGGGCCATAACCTTGAGCGCCGGCAGTCCGGTGAGACTGCTGGTCCTGCTATCCTCCCTCACCGCCCTCCTGTCCGCCATGCTTGACAACGTGACCACCGTGCTGGTCATGGGCCCCATAATGCTGGCGGTCTGCGACGCCCTGGACCTGAACCCCATGCCCTTCGCCCTCTCCATGATCTTCGCATCCAACATAGGTGGCACCGCCACCTTGGTGGGGGATCCGCCCAACATCCTGATCGGATCCGCCGCCCGGCTATCCTTCAACGACTTCCTCCTCAACATGGCCCCGGTGAGCCTTGTTTGCCTCATCCTATCCCTGGGGATCGTGGTGGTTATCTACCGGAGGGACCTGATGGACCGGCCCAGGGGAGGAGCCTCCTTCAACCATGCCCGCCAGAGGCTGGACAGGCGGCTCACCCCCCGGGTGCTGGCCATAATGGGAGGGGTGCTGGCCGCCTTCCTGCTCCACGGGGTTCTCCACCTGGAGGCGGCCACCATAGCCCTCACCGGCGCCGCCCTGGCGATGCTAACGTGCCCGGTGAACGTGGAGGAGCTCATAACCCACGAGGTGGACTGGACCACCCTGGTCTTCTTCTCCGCCCTCTTCATGCTGGTGGGCACCGTGGACCACCTGGGGGTCATAGAGATGGCCGCCAAGGGGGTGGTGAGCCACGTGGGGGGAAGCCCGCATATCCTCTCCATGACCATCCTCTGGGCCTCCGGGCTCCTCTCCTCAGTACTGGACAACGTTCCCTACGCGGCGGCCATGATCCCCATGGTGAAGAACGTGTCGCACCTGACGGGCTTCCCCCCCGAGCCGCTTTGGTGGTCCCTGGCTCTAGGGGCGTGCCTGGGGGGCAACGGGACCCTGGTTGGGGCCTCCGCCAACGCGGAGAGGAGCGGTTGCCAGATAACCTTCAGGGGCTTCATGAAGACCGGATCGGTGGTCACCATCGCCACCCTGGCGGTCTCCGCCGCCTACGTGCTAATCAGGTATAGCTGA
- a CDS encoding D-alanine--D-alanine ligase family protein, producing MKVLVAYGGDSPEREVSLRSGEAVKEALSSLGWTVEGLDADSPLRVVERALSGAFDLVFVALHGGWGEDGTLQCLLDTHRIPYTGPRWGACMACMDKEITRGVLLARGVRVPEGIPFDGSMDQGVLLELLRRWGRLVVKPCRCGSTVGIGIVDHPSRLDRALDEAFRYDRRLVVERFIEGRELTVAVFDTPEGPKALPTVEIRPRSGFYDYSSKYTKGMTEYLCPAPLSEQEAEAVARAAVEAYRAMGCSVYSRVDVRLEEGTGEPRVLEVNTAPGMTSTSLVPKAANAFGWDFPEMLRRICEASLALQPGSAIPD from the coding sequence TTGAAGGTTCTGGTGGCTTATGGGGGCGACAGCCCCGAGCGGGAGGTGTCGCTCCGGTCCGGAGAGGCGGTAAAGGAGGCCCTGTCCTCCCTGGGCTGGACGGTGGAGGGGCTGGACGCGGACAGCCCCTTGAGGGTGGTGGAAAGGGCCCTCTCTGGGGCCTTCGACCTGGTCTTCGTGGCCCTTCACGGGGGCTGGGGGGAGGATGGGACGTTGCAGTGCCTGCTGGATACCCACCGGATACCCTACACGGGTCCCCGCTGGGGGGCCTGTATGGCCTGCATGGACAAGGAGATAACCCGGGGGGTCCTGCTGGCCCGGGGAGTGAGGGTGCCGGAGGGGATCCCCTTTGATGGCTCCATGGACCAGGGGGTGCTGTTGGAGCTGCTCCGGCGGTGGGGGAGGCTGGTGGTGAAGCCCTGTCGGTGCGGCAGCACCGTGGGGATCGGCATAGTGGACCACCCGTCCCGGCTGGACCGGGCCCTGGATGAGGCGTTCCGCTACGATCGTAGGCTGGTGGTGGAGCGCTTCATAGAGGGGAGGGAGCTTACCGTAGCGGTCTTCGACACTCCCGAAGGGCCGAAGGCCTTGCCAACGGTGGAGATAAGGCCCCGTAGCGGCTTCTACGACTACAGCAGCAAGTACACCAAGGGGATGACCGAGTACCTGTGTCCTGCCCCCCTATCGGAGCAGGAGGCGGAGGCGGTGGCCAGGGCGGCGGTTGAGGCCTACCGGGCCATGGGATGCTCGGTCTACTCCCGGGTGGACGTGAGGCTGGAGGAGGGGACCGGGGAACCAAGGGTGCTGGAGGTCAACACCGCTCCTGGCATGACCTCCACCAGCCTGGTGCCCAAGGCGGCCAATGCCTTCGGGTGGGACTTCCCGGAGATGCTTCGCCGCATATGCGAGGCCTCGCTGGCCCTTCAGCCCGGATCAGCTATACCTGATTAG
- a CDS encoding LPS-assembly protein LptD, which produces MFVRIVRGSLGAFLLAALFLLCQSMPSWAYEARLTAESLEVDEHSGLAVAQGNAVLTHGQVRLLADRIEYHPDRGLVEASSSGGEVTLISQGRRLQGRHLRYNLESRSGVLTGAHGESEGVFVRGSDVEVMTVAEAASRGLTSKRLKRAQGDEQAALWRDVSATTCDQERPHYVLKARELLVIPGRGTVVRRPKVYLGGALLFSYPFDYVLRDRSGRSRQEDSFMPSIKYDSDKGVGIGVSGPLLYEDLRLSLGVIGWTRVDPEGWVDLRWDLWNRGYLFGLLNRVYDSDSKEMLWRPSWGARWTMGQVEGSVTWSQRESYKVEKSLGSTTTYFRYREPEVSLAGPWMRMGDLMGRLSAMYGRYEEGRTSSERASLGSELLWAQREGALRPRIYLSHWHHDYSGDGGYQAVTYGEAGLDWRLGSLDMSTVYGRRWVFGGSPMEWDRYSEAESLYQTVGFYLGDPAGDYNWRVSVRWGYDLKASSLAQMLYLVSYKHHCLTWDLMVKDNRSGGDLWFGVNVRLSDAPRSGFQDGTYYEPVVDQADQIYGGLETQSASEGTPEDPFGGGDSSEGK; this is translated from the coding sequence GTGTTCGTTCGTATCGTAAGGGGTTCCCTTGGGGCGTTTCTTCTGGCCGCCCTCTTCCTTCTGTGCCAGTCAATGCCCTCCTGGGCATATGAGGCGCGCCTCACCGCCGAGAGCCTGGAGGTGGACGAGCACAGCGGCCTGGCGGTGGCCCAGGGCAACGCGGTGCTGACCCACGGCCAGGTCAGGCTCTTGGCGGATAGGATAGAGTACCACCCCGACCGGGGCCTGGTGGAGGCCAGCTCCAGCGGGGGAGAGGTGACCCTCATATCCCAGGGCCGCCGCCTCCAGGGCCGCCACCTGAGGTATAACCTGGAGTCCCGCTCGGGGGTCCTGACCGGGGCCCACGGGGAGTCGGAGGGGGTCTTCGTCAGGGGATCCGACGTGGAGGTGATGACCGTCGCCGAGGCGGCATCAAGGGGGCTCACGTCCAAGAGGCTCAAGAGGGCCCAGGGGGATGAGCAGGCGGCCCTTTGGAGGGATGTGTCCGCCACCACCTGCGACCAGGAGAGGCCCCACTACGTCCTCAAGGCCCGGGAGCTGTTGGTGATACCCGGAAGGGGTACGGTGGTGAGGAGACCAAAGGTCTACCTGGGGGGGGCGCTTCTCTTCAGCTACCCCTTCGACTACGTGTTGAGGGATAGGAGTGGCCGGTCCCGGCAGGAGGACTCGTTCATGCCCTCCATCAAGTACGACTCCGACAAGGGGGTTGGGATCGGGGTCTCGGGCCCCCTCCTGTACGAGGATCTTCGGCTCTCACTTGGGGTGATCGGCTGGACTAGGGTGGACCCGGAGGGATGGGTGGACCTCCGGTGGGACCTGTGGAACCGGGGGTACCTGTTCGGCCTGCTCAACCGGGTCTACGACTCGGACTCGAAGGAGATGCTGTGGCGCCCCAGCTGGGGGGCCCGGTGGACCATGGGGCAGGTGGAGGGCTCAGTCACCTGGTCCCAGCGGGAGAGCTACAAGGTGGAGAAGAGCCTGGGCAGCACCACCACCTACTTCCGGTACCGGGAGCCGGAGGTGTCCCTCGCCGGGCCCTGGATGAGGATGGGGGACCTCATGGGGCGGCTCAGCGCCATGTACGGCCGCTACGAGGAGGGGCGCACCTCCTCCGAGCGGGCCTCCCTGGGCAGCGAGCTCCTATGGGCCCAGCGGGAAGGGGCCTTGAGGCCCAGGATCTACCTTTCCCACTGGCACCACGATTATTCGGGAGACGGGGGGTATCAGGCCGTAACCTACGGGGAGGCGGGGCTCGACTGGAGGCTAGGCTCCCTTGACATGTCCACCGTTTACGGCAGGAGGTGGGTCTTCGGCGGTTCCCCCATGGAGTGGGATCGGTACTCGGAGGCGGAGAGCCTGTACCAAACCGTGGGGTTCTACCTGGGGGATCCCGCGGGGGACTACAACTGGCGGGTATCCGTCCGGTGGGGGTACGATCTCAAAGCTTCAAGCCTGGCCCAGATGCTCTACTTGGTCTCCTACAAGCACCACTGCCTCACCTGGGACTTGATGGTGAAGGACAACCGGTCCGGCGGGGATCTTTGGTTTGGCGTCAACGTGAGGCTAAGCGATGCCCCCAGGAGCGGTTTCCAGGATGGTACCTACTATGAGCCTGTGGTGGACCAAGCGGATCAGATATATGGCGGGCTGGAGACCCAGTCTGCCTCGGAAGGCACCCCGGAGGACCCCTTCGGCGGCGGCGACTCTTCGGAAGGAAAGTGA
- a CDS encoding CTP synthase produces the protein MAKFVFVTGGVVSSLGKGITAASLGALLKRRGLKVSIIKLDPYINVDAGTMNPFQHGEVFVTDDGAETDLDLGHYERFIDESLSGANNVTTGKIYSSVIRKEREGLYLGATVQVIPHITNEIQERVLKVAENRDVVIAEIGGTVGDIEGLPFLESIRQFAGRVGRENVLYCHVTLIPYIGAAGELKTKPTQHSVNELRRIGIQPDVIVCRSQYPLDRDIRDKIALFCNVPKDSVVEALDADSIYKVPMELLRQRFDELVLRKLGVEGYGPLDLTDWNAFLDASASVQREVEIAMVGKYTGLKDAYLSVVEALGHAGTANGVRVKVRSVEAEDVEEKGPEAVLAGVSGILVPGGFGSRGFEGKIMAASYARTNGIPYLGLCLGMHVAAVEFARNVLGIAAAHSSEMDPGTPNPVIHLMEEQRNVSRLGGTMRLGAYPCRLTPGTRAQGAYGAETVMERHRHRYEFNNDYRKRFAEAGMTVAGIYEEKDLVEILELRDHPWYVGVQFHPEFLSRPTKPHPLFKGFVAAALGR, from the coding sequence ATGGCCAAATTCGTGTTCGTAACCGGCGGGGTTGTGTCCTCCCTTGGCAAGGGCATAACCGCCGCATCCCTTGGGGCCCTGCTCAAGCGGCGGGGGCTCAAGGTGTCCATAATCAAGCTGGATCCCTACATCAACGTGGATGCGGGGACCATGAACCCCTTCCAGCACGGGGAGGTGTTCGTCACCGACGACGGGGCGGAGACCGACCTGGACCTGGGACATTACGAGCGATTCATCGACGAGTCCCTGTCGGGGGCCAACAACGTCACCACCGGCAAGATCTACTCCTCGGTGATAAGGAAGGAGCGGGAGGGGCTCTACCTGGGGGCCACGGTCCAGGTGATCCCCCACATAACCAACGAGATCCAGGAGCGGGTCCTCAAGGTGGCGGAGAACCGGGACGTGGTGATCGCCGAGATAGGGGGCACCGTGGGGGACATAGAGGGTCTGCCCTTCCTTGAGTCGATCCGGCAGTTCGCCGGTCGGGTGGGCCGGGAGAACGTGCTCTACTGCCACGTGACCCTGATCCCCTACATAGGGGCCGCGGGGGAGCTGAAGACCAAGCCCACCCAGCACAGCGTCAACGAGCTCCGGCGCATAGGCATCCAGCCGGACGTTATAGTCTGCCGCAGTCAGTACCCCCTGGACCGGGACATAAGGGACAAGATAGCCCTCTTCTGCAACGTCCCCAAGGACTCGGTGGTGGAGGCCCTGGACGCGGACAGCATATACAAGGTCCCCATGGAGTTGCTCCGCCAGCGGTTCGACGAGCTGGTCCTCAGGAAGCTTGGGGTGGAGGGTTACGGTCCCCTGGACCTCACCGACTGGAACGCCTTCCTGGACGCCTCCGCCTCGGTCCAGCGGGAGGTGGAGATCGCCATGGTGGGCAAGTACACGGGCCTCAAGGACGCGTACCTGAGCGTGGTGGAGGCCCTGGGACACGCGGGCACCGCCAACGGCGTCCGGGTCAAGGTCCGGTCCGTGGAGGCGGAGGACGTGGAGGAGAAGGGTCCCGAGGCGGTCCTGGCGGGCGTGTCGGGTATCCTGGTCCCCGGCGGGTTCGGCTCCCGGGGCTTCGAGGGCAAGATCATGGCGGCCTCCTACGCCAGGACCAACGGGATCCCCTACCTGGGGCTCTGCCTTGGCATGCACGTGGCGGCGGTGGAGTTCGCCCGGAACGTGTTGGGCATAGCGGCGGCCCACAGCTCCGAGATGGACCCGGGCACGCCGAACCCGGTGATCCACCTGATGGAGGAGCAGCGCAACGTCTCCCGCCTTGGGGGCACCATGCGGCTTGGGGCCTACCCGTGCAGGCTCACCCCAGGCACCAGGGCCCAAGGGGCCTACGGGGCCGAGACGGTGATGGAGCGGCACCGGCACCGGTACGAGTTCAACAACGACTACCGGAAGCGGTTCGCCGAGGCGGGCATGACGGTGGCGGGCATATACGAGGAGAAGGACCTGGTGGAGATCCTGGAGCTCAGGGATCACCCCTGGTACGTGGGTGTCCAGTTCCACCCGGAGTTCCTCTCCCGGCCCACCAAGCCCCACCCGCTCTTCAAGGGCTTCGTGGCCGCCGCGCTGGGGCGTTAG
- a CDS encoding LysM peptidoglycan-binding domain-containing M23 family metallopeptidase, whose translation MSFKPRRRWGLAAFCLAAVSASAALSLAASERAGLLWGSLSEDGLVPRSASGFVMVEVGSPTQSKAAEGRADRFGVGPFESPSLSDDGLVIRDADEVREEREAAEANRPFQQVTVQEGETLSAIAARSGVSVKDLVRANEIRNPDSIQEGQVLFVPSSPETVLETLAYVKELHRKEEEAQKNPPRVGVRYYTVKEGDSLWSIANSFGLDVNTLFGSNRLSGELIRPGKSVRIPNQDGIFVKVKSGDTVASLAQKYDVYPEAIRSANGLDLAARLTAGEEIFIPGAKVEIDEAKSALVERRSASARMIWPVNGRINSPFGWRSDPFGGRRSFHTGLDIKAPHGSGIRAAMSGVVVYAGWMSGYGKTVVIQHQNGTSTLYAHCSALTVPAGRRVSQGDIIARVGSTGRSTGAHLHFEVRAEGVPVNPLRSLR comes from the coding sequence GTGAGTTTCAAACCCCGACGCAGGTGGGGGCTCGCCGCCTTCTGTCTGGCGGCGGTGTCCGCCTCCGCCGCCCTGTCCCTGGCGGCCTCCGAGAGGGCGGGGCTACTCTGGGGGAGCCTGTCGGAGGACGGGCTGGTTCCCCGAAGCGCCAGCGGGTTCGTGATGGTGGAGGTGGGATCCCCCACCCAGTCCAAGGCGGCGGAGGGGAGAGCCGACCGGTTCGGCGTGGGCCCCTTCGAGTCCCCCAGCCTGTCGGACGACGGGCTGGTGATAAGGGACGCCGATGAGGTCCGGGAGGAGAGGGAGGCGGCGGAGGCCAACAGGCCCTTCCAGCAGGTGACCGTCCAGGAGGGGGAGACCCTCTCCGCCATAGCCGCCAGGAGCGGCGTGTCCGTCAAGGACCTGGTGCGGGCCAACGAGATAAGGAACCCGGACTCCATCCAGGAGGGGCAGGTGCTCTTCGTCCCCTCCTCCCCGGAGACGGTCCTGGAGACCCTGGCCTACGTGAAGGAGCTGCATCGCAAGGAGGAGGAGGCCCAGAAGAACCCCCCGCGGGTCGGGGTGCGCTACTACACCGTGAAGGAGGGGGACTCCCTCTGGTCCATCGCCAACTCCTTCGGGCTGGACGTCAACACCCTCTTCGGGTCCAACCGGCTATCCGGGGAGCTCATAAGGCCCGGCAAATCGGTGAGGATCCCAAACCAGGACGGTATCTTCGTGAAGGTCAAGTCCGGGGACACGGTGGCCTCCCTGGCCCAGAAGTACGACGTCTACCCGGAGGCCATAAGGTCCGCCAACGGCCTTGACCTGGCAGCCAGGCTGACCGCCGGGGAGGAGATCTTCATCCCCGGGGCAAAGGTGGAGATAGACGAGGCCAAGTCCGCGTTGGTGGAGCGGCGCAGCGCCTCCGCCAGGATGATCTGGCCGGTGAACGGAAGGATAAACAGCCCCTTCGGCTGGAGGTCCGACCCATTCGGCGGCAGGAGGTCCTTCCACACCGGGCTTGACATAAAGGCCCCCCACGGGAGCGGCATAAGGGCCGCCATGTCCGGCGTGGTGGTCTACGCGGGCTGGATGAGCGGCTACGGCAAGACGGTGGTCATCCAGCACCAAAACGGCACCTCCACCCTCTACGCCCATTGTAGCGCCCTCACAGTCCCGGCGGGCCGCAGAGTCTCCCAAGGGGATATAATAGCCCGGGTGGGCAGCACCGGCCGATCCACCGGGGCGCACCTCCACTTCGAGGTCCGCGCGGAAGGGGTGCCGGTGAACCCCTTGAGGTCTCTCCGGTAG